The proteins below come from a single Miscanthus floridulus cultivar M001 chromosome 1, ASM1932011v1, whole genome shotgun sequence genomic window:
- the LOC136498110 gene encoding copper transporter 5.1-like, whose translation MMHMTFYWGKSATILFDGWRTSTWAGYLLSLVALLLAAAFYQYLEALRIRMKLVAGGGGGGAKAKAASSIPPPASSDPRTPLLAPAFAAGRWPARVAVAAMFGVNSGLGYLLMLAVMSFNGGVFIAVVVGLALGYLAFRSSDGEDLVVVDNPCACA comes from the coding sequence ATGATGCACATGACCTTCTACTGGGGCAAGTCCGCCACGATCCTATTCGACGGCTGGCGCACCTCCACGTGGGCCGGCTACCTTCTCTCCCTCGTGGCCCTGCTCCTCGCCGCCGCTTTCTACCAGTACCTCGAGGCCCTGCGGATCCGCATGAAGCTCGtcgcgggaggaggaggaggcggcgctaAGGCtaaggcagcctcctccatccCGCCACCCGCCAGCTCCGACCCGCGGACGCCGCTCCTCGCGCCCGCCTTCGCGGCCGGGCGCTGGCCGGCGCGTGTGGCCGTGGCCGCGATGTTCGGGGTCAACTCTGGCCTCGGCTACCTGCTCATGCTCGCCGTCATGTCGTTCAACGGCGGCGTGTTCATCGCCGTCGTCGTGGGCCTCGCGCTCGGGTACCTCGCGTTCCGCAGCAGCGACGGCGAGGATCTCGTCGTCGTCGACAACCCCTGCGCCTGCGCCTGA
- the LOC136544290 gene encoding bifunctional bis(5'-adenosyl)-triphosphatase/adenylylsulfatase FHIT-like, translating into MPPRVPPPARARLHVRRRARATRSAAPPAHPLGHLPHPRALSSSSSSPLPPPGMEASYKFGPYKIDAREVFHATSLSYAMLNLRPLLPVGKDQWIMGIAFCFGWETQPNSCHLMVISFYFSEAGTDGPQAGQTVAHVHIHLIPRKKGDFEKNDEIYDAIDVKEKELKEKLDLDIERKDRTMDEMAQEANDLVRKPPSCWVWKFETIGSPPGCLPANIRQPVPFLKPFLLKNFGVRVRWI; encoded by the exons ATGCCTCCGCGGGTGCCACCTCCTGCCCGCGCGCGCCTCCACGTGCGCCGCCGCGCTCGCGCCACACGCAGCGCCGCGCCCCCAGCCCATCCCCTTGGCCACCTGCCGCACCCGCGTGCCCTCTCGTCCTCGTCCTCTTCCCCGCTCCCGCCGCCGGGGATGGAGGCTTCCTACAAGTTCGGGCCCTACAAGATCGACGCCAGGGAGGTCTTCCACGCCACGTCCCTCTCCTACGCCATGCTGAATCTCCGCCCGCTGCTCCCAG TAGGCAAGGATCAATGGATCATGGGCATTGCCTTCTGTTTTGGCTGGGAAACCCAACCCAATTCCTGCCATCTCATG GTCATATCCTTTTATTTCAGCGAAGCTGGCACT GATGGTCCTCAAGCTGGCCAAACAGTTGCACATGTCCACATTCACCTCATCCCGAGGAAGAAAGGGGATTTTGAGAAAAATGATGAAATATATGACGCG ATTGATGTGAAAGAGAAAGAACTGAAGGAGAAGCTTGATCTGGACATTGAGAGGAAAGATAGAACCATGGATGAAATGGCTCAGGAGGCCAATGA TCTTGTCCGGAAACCTCCGAGCTGCTGGGTATGGAAATTTGAGACGATCGGCTCACCACCTGGTTGCCTTCCTGCGAACATACGGCAACCTGTTCCTTTTTTGAAACCCTTTCTTCTGAAGAACTTTGGGGTTCGAGTACGTTGGATCTGA